The Candidatus Peribacteria bacterium region CGGATCATTGCTCTTCGATTCCGGTGCAACCCTGAGTCTTTCTGATCTTGTCGTCGAACGCAGTCTCATCATCCTTGGGGATATTACGATCGATGGACTCGCACGGTTCTTTGGAAATGTGATCATCCACGGCGAACTCATCCTCAGCAATAAACAGGCAGGCTTCGCCCTCATCCCCAAGAGCGGTACCTCTGTCACCGTCCTCTTTGGTTCCGGCGGACTCAGTGGCATTCCTGTTGTCACAGCCAGCCCGGACACCCCTGTTCTCTACGGTGTGAAGAACGCAACTCACAGCGGATTCACCATCAATCTCGCCGGACCTGCTACCGCAGACATCCGCTTCTCCTGGATTGCGATGGTGACGGAAAACGCAATGACACAGACAGGCGCAGTCGCCCTCCGCGACACCTCTATGATCTTCCCGATGGGTTCCGACAATATCCCGGTCAGTAGCAGCATGTACTGGAATGCCTGTATCAGAAACATTGCGATCATTGATACGGACGGCAAACCGCACTCCTGCGCCCGCTATCACGAGGACTACACCTGGACCCACCCGGATCTCCTGATTGAATTCCTCTGGAATACAAATATCACTCCTCCGCTCCTTCATCTCCCGGATGGATATACACTGGAAGTGACAGAGGATGCGGAGAGTATCCGCAGTGCATTCACGTTCGGCACCAATGAAGCAGAGCCTGTGACACCAGAACCAACCGAGGGAATTATTGAAGAGACTCCCGCAGAACCAATCGAAGAAGAAACTACTCCGGAAGAAGCCGCATCTGACACACCTGCTTCAGAAGACATTACTCCTGAGGAACCTGCAACAGAAACCGAGCCGATTGAGACAACTCCTGCTGATACATCTGCATCCGAGACACCATCCGAATCGTCACTTGATGAACTGACCATTAATCCTGTGGTGACAGAGCCTGAGCCAGAACCTGCAGCTGAACCTACGACAGAAGTGAGTGCCCCATCCGACTCATCCACCGGAGCCGCAGCGCAAGCAGAACCCGCAGTTACCGAGTAATCAAAAAAATCCGGCAACCAGTTCAAACACAGAAAGGACAAACCCAATAATGCCATAGACCCATCCGGAGAGAATCTGGATCGGCAGGAAGCTTTCAAAAAGAATAAGTCCAATCAAGATAAAGGGTCCGATGCGGACGAAATCTTCATACCGTCTTTCATACTGATACGGCACAAACATCTGGATGATGTTCGATCCGTCGAGCGGCGCAATCGGGAACAGGTTGAATGCCATCAGCGCGAGATTCACAAAAAGTGAACTCTGCAAAATCTGAATCAAGACCGTGTACCCCGCAGAGCCCTCCGGCGCTTGCAGCAAATCAGACGCAGACAATGCATCGCCACCGGTCACAATAGTCAGAATCGTAAATGCAACGATAGCGAGAATAAGATTGCTGAACGGTCCGGCTACAGCCACCAAAGACAAATCACGCTTCGGATGACGGAAATACCGACCATCAACCGGCACCGGCTTCGCCCATCCGAATCCAATCAGAAGAAACATAATCGCCCCCATCGGATCGAGATGCGCGATAGGATTCAGAGTAAGCCGCCCATTTTGCTCCGGCGTCGGGTCCCCGAGC contains the following coding sequences:
- a CDS encoding site-2 protease family protein, whose protein sequence is MSPFLNPAYIISILIALSIHEWAHAYTAHKLGDPTPEQNGRLTLNPIAHLDPMGAIMFLLIGFGWAKPVPVDGRYFRHPKRDLSLVAVAGPFSNLILAIVAFTILTIVTGGDALSASDLLQAPEGSAGYTVLIQILQSSLFVNLALMAFNLFPIAPLDGSNIIQMFVPYQYERRYEDFVRIGPFILIGLILFESFLPIQILSGWVYGIIGFVLSVFELVAGFF